A genomic stretch from Edaphobacter aggregans includes:
- a CDS encoding energy transducer TonB produces MSFFSNAQETFGRYGGYIAEFQELFGKHEVSFGTPKDFLQLAPKLAYDEKFRLDFAKLTKSTGQRAAGRLTLTRMLTIIAIAIAGLEIESLEKNAVSISLVVVFLAGIGGWCEAESEGVPTKVEQIASKREETKGGIAVVANEDEESEEKEALELEHRLSRGPQSDLEGLTASLFGGPAVKEALSRLELNTLELKLHLDSIDHRMERIEPHLDDLTARISSTAESLPRAETNGRSKLPAQRFSQTELMEPRSGEQAIAGRGVEVAKIGMVVAPATWKQAEPKQLRRLYWVLAALGVLLFVLASAAGVFFYRGRRQDSGESRVAAAVAATGALHDGVGGTHGLDPPGRGGGNGAAGPGLKAQEKQEATARQAEKLRVLAAAGQGGQGSSGGLVSGPDRNGPNQTGQNYMGPGNRPLTGVRTEFGNQPGKIHVAKVDAPPPVVANGSSDAPRMTAGLGAVASARSPSILRAGPDVSATAAKVTPPPAAVPPAAPPTSKAVFVSASTLTRYVIAAPKPTYPQVAHFQRTEGDVMVRALIAEDGKIENVTAVSGPAGLQQAAVDAMRNWRYRPYLMNGKAVEVMTYINFHFSMEH; encoded by the coding sequence ATGTCCTTCTTCTCAAACGCGCAGGAGACCTTTGGCCGTTATGGGGGGTACATTGCCGAGTTTCAGGAGTTGTTCGGCAAGCATGAGGTGAGCTTTGGAACGCCGAAGGATTTTTTGCAGCTGGCTCCGAAGCTGGCGTATGACGAGAAGTTCCGCTTGGACTTTGCGAAGTTGACGAAGTCGACCGGGCAGCGGGCGGCGGGGCGGCTGACGCTGACGCGGATGCTGACGATCATTGCGATTGCGATAGCTGGGCTGGAGATTGAAAGCCTGGAGAAGAATGCGGTGTCGATCAGCCTGGTGGTGGTGTTTCTGGCTGGCATTGGAGGGTGGTGTGAGGCGGAGTCGGAGGGTGTGCCGACGAAGGTGGAACAGATTGCGAGCAAGCGTGAAGAGACGAAGGGCGGGATTGCTGTCGTTGCGAATGAGGATGAGGAGAGTGAAGAGAAAGAGGCGCTGGAGCTGGAGCATCGGCTGAGCAGGGGGCCGCAGAGTGATCTGGAGGGGCTGACGGCATCGCTGTTCGGTGGGCCTGCGGTGAAGGAGGCGCTGAGCAGACTGGAGCTGAATACGCTGGAACTGAAGCTGCATCTGGATAGCATCGATCATCGGATGGAGCGGATTGAGCCACATCTGGATGACCTGACGGCGCGGATCAGTTCGACGGCGGAGAGTTTGCCGCGGGCGGAGACGAATGGGCGGTCGAAGCTTCCGGCACAGCGGTTTTCGCAGACAGAGCTTATGGAGCCTCGATCAGGGGAGCAGGCGATTGCGGGGCGTGGAGTGGAGGTGGCGAAGATCGGCATGGTCGTCGCGCCAGCTACCTGGAAGCAGGCGGAACCTAAACAATTGCGACGGCTCTACTGGGTGCTGGCTGCGCTGGGGGTGCTCTTGTTTGTGCTGGCGAGTGCTGCGGGTGTGTTTTTCTATCGTGGCCGGCGGCAGGATTCTGGTGAGAGCCGGGTTGCTGCAGCGGTGGCGGCTACTGGTGCTCTGCACGACGGGGTGGGTGGGACGCATGGCCTGGATCCGCCGGGGCGCGGAGGAGGGAACGGTGCGGCTGGGCCTGGGCTGAAGGCGCAGGAGAAGCAGGAAGCGACTGCGCGGCAAGCAGAGAAACTAAGAGTACTGGCAGCAGCGGGACAGGGTGGGCAGGGAAGTTCGGGTGGACTGGTAAGTGGGCCAGATCGTAACGGGCCGAATCAGACAGGGCAAAATTACATGGGGCCGGGAAATCGGCCGTTAACAGGGGTGCGGACTGAGTTTGGAAATCAGCCGGGGAAGATCCATGTTGCGAAGGTGGATGCGCCGCCGCCGGTTGTAGCGAATGGTTCTTCGGATGCGCCGCGCATGACGGCAGGTCTGGGGGCGGTTGCCAGTGCCAGATCCCCATCGATTCTGAGGGCGGGGCCGGACGTGAGTGCTACTGCTGCCAAGGTCACGCCTCCGCCTGCGGCAGTTCCGCCGGCGGCGCCACCAACTTCTAAAGCTGTATTTGTGTCTGCTTCAACGCTGACGCGTTATGTGATTGCGGCGCCTAAGCCCACTTATCCCCAGGTTGCGCACTTTCAGCGAACAGAGGGTGACGTGATGGTGAGGGCTTTGATCGCGGAAGATGGAAAGATCGAGAATGTGACGGCAGTGAGCGGGCCGGCGGGGCTGCAGCAGGCTGCGGTGGATGCGATGCGGAATTGGCGATACAGACCCTACCTGATGAATGGGAAGGCGGTGGAGGTCATGACGTATATCAATTTTCATTTCAGTATGGAGCATTAG
- a CDS encoding amidase, giving the protein MSKSRRQFLTETTLTLLATAAAAKAQAPTTSTTPGAPPAFGTAPAVGPEVTPATFAEAEKLVQAPLTEADRAQAAGNWRSAMAPLYERRVGPHKIEIPTATAPYTTVHSILPGQPSGPATNQFIRTKAIPDNLPATDEAIAYSPVTHLSHWIETRKLTSERLTRIYLKRIEQFNPKLNCIITLTADHALSQAKAADAEIAAGRYRGPLHGIPWGAKDLLDTANIPTTYGAEPFRNRIPTADATVTQRLNQAGAVLIAKLSLGALALNDIWFGGQTMNPWLLEEGSSGSSAGPGAATAAGLVAFAIGSETGGSIVSPSMRCGITGLRPTYGRVPRTGAMTLCWSLDKLGPMARRVEDTMLVLNAITGPDNQDVASVPSHLNFDANAPITGLKVGYFPQWMKEAPATDVDRAALTAIKTLGMTPVEVTLPDWPYDSLDLILFAEAAAAFEEITLNHAVDQLKAQVPDAWPNTFRQSRFLSAVDFVQTDRFRRMVALEMARVMSEVDLLLVPSLRDEMLTLTNFTGHPSLTFRAGFVEVAEARSDWAPDPAKPLPKFNPPRRVPHGVTLIGRLFDEGTITRAGIALEQHFNVAAETPPGF; this is encoded by the coding sequence ATGTCCAAATCCCGCCGCCAATTCCTGACCGAGACCACCCTCACCCTCTTGGCGACCGCCGCAGCCGCCAAAGCCCAGGCCCCCACCACCTCCACCACCCCCGGAGCACCACCCGCCTTCGGCACCGCTCCAGCCGTAGGCCCCGAAGTCACCCCCGCCACCTTCGCCGAAGCTGAAAAGCTAGTTCAAGCCCCGCTCACCGAAGCCGACCGCGCACAAGCCGCGGGCAACTGGCGCAGCGCAATGGCCCCTCTCTACGAGCGCCGCGTAGGCCCCCACAAGATCGAAATCCCCACCGCCACCGCGCCCTACACGACGGTTCACTCCATCCTCCCCGGCCAACCCTCCGGCCCCGCAACAAACCAATTCATCCGCACCAAAGCCATTCCAGACAACCTCCCCGCCACCGACGAAGCCATAGCCTACTCCCCGGTCACTCACCTCTCCCACTGGATCGAAACCCGCAAACTAACCAGCGAGCGCCTCACCCGCATCTACCTCAAGCGCATCGAGCAGTTCAATCCAAAACTAAACTGCATAATCACCCTCACCGCCGATCACGCATTATCCCAAGCAAAAGCCGCCGACGCCGAAATAGCCGCCGGACGCTACCGAGGCCCACTCCACGGCATCCCCTGGGGAGCCAAAGATCTCCTCGACACCGCCAACATCCCCACCACCTACGGCGCCGAGCCCTTCCGCAACCGCATCCCCACCGCCGACGCCACCGTCACCCAGCGCCTCAACCAAGCCGGTGCCGTCCTCATCGCCAAACTCTCCCTCGGAGCCCTCGCCCTCAACGACATCTGGTTCGGCGGCCAAACCATGAACCCCTGGCTCCTGGAAGAAGGCTCCTCTGGCTCCAGCGCAGGCCCCGGAGCCGCCACCGCCGCGGGCCTAGTAGCCTTCGCCATCGGCTCCGAAACGGGAGGCAGCATCGTCTCCCCGTCCATGCGCTGCGGCATCACCGGCCTCCGCCCCACCTACGGCCGAGTCCCCCGCACCGGTGCCATGACCCTCTGCTGGTCCCTCGACAAGCTAGGCCCCATGGCTCGCCGCGTCGAAGACACCATGCTCGTCCTCAACGCCATCACCGGCCCCGACAATCAAGACGTAGCCAGCGTCCCCAGCCACTTGAACTTCGACGCCAACGCACCCATCACCGGCCTAAAAGTCGGCTACTTCCCCCAGTGGATGAAAGAAGCCCCCGCCACCGACGTAGACCGCGCCGCCCTAACCGCCATCAAGACCCTCGGCATGACCCCCGTCGAAGTCACCCTCCCCGACTGGCCCTACGACTCCCTCGACCTCATCCTCTTCGCTGAAGCCGCCGCCGCCTTCGAAGAAATCACCCTCAACCACGCCGTCGACCAGCTCAAAGCTCAGGTCCCCGACGCTTGGCCCAACACCTTCCGCCAATCCCGCTTCCTCTCCGCCGTCGACTTCGTCCAGACCGACCGCTTCCGTCGCATGGTCGCCCTCGAGATGGCCCGCGTCATGAGCGAAGTCGATCTACTCCTCGTCCCTTCCCTCCGCGACGAGATGCTCACCCTCACCAACTTCACCGGCCACCCCTCCCTCACCTTCCGCGCCGGATTCGTCGAAGTCGCCGAAGCCCGCAGCGACTGGGCCCCCGACCCCGCCAAACCTCTACCAAAATTCAATCCACCCCGCCGAGTCCCCCACGGCGTCACCCTCATAGGCCGCCTCTTCGACGAAGGCACCATAACCCGCGCAGGCATAGCCCTCGAACAACACTTCAACGTAGCCGCCGAAACCCCACCCGGCTTCTAG
- a CDS encoding DUF3617 domain-containing protein, with protein sequence MKIRICLVMAMLVAPVAMVAQAPATPPVKVGLWQSTSTVTMSGIQIPPEVVARLQAMGRPVPGGPHTTVLQSCLTAEKWQKMFGDMQQQRDQKCNLSNQQTSSAGMSADIACKSSDGRSSSTGHLEVTFVSTEKATGKAHMETTMASQPKPIVMDMNFESVFQGADCKGISPDSPQVVK encoded by the coding sequence ATGAAGATTCGGATTTGTCTGGTGATGGCGATGTTGGTGGCTCCGGTTGCTATGGTTGCGCAGGCTCCGGCGACGCCTCCGGTGAAGGTGGGGCTTTGGCAGTCGACGAGCACGGTTACGATGTCGGGGATTCAGATTCCGCCGGAGGTGGTGGCGCGGCTGCAGGCGATGGGCAGGCCGGTGCCGGGTGGCCCGCATACGACGGTGTTGCAGTCGTGCCTGACGGCGGAGAAGTGGCAGAAGATGTTTGGCGATATGCAGCAGCAGCGGGATCAGAAGTGCAATTTGTCGAACCAGCAGACGAGTTCGGCGGGGATGTCGGCTGATATTGCGTGTAAGTCTTCGGATGGGCGGAGTAGTTCGACGGGGCACCTGGAAGTGACTTTTGTGAGCACGGAGAAGGCTACCGGCAAGGCGCATATGGAGACGACGATGGCGTCGCAGCCTAAGCCGATTGTGATGGATATGAACTTCGAGAGCGTGTTTCAGGGGGCGGATTGCAAGGGGATCTCGCCGGATTCGCCGCAGGTTGTGAAGTAG
- a CDS encoding DUF2277 domain-containing protein — protein MVVIAALAIEVLHMCRNIKMLFNFDPPVTEDEVRAASLQFVRKISGFNKPSKANEAAFEAAVDAVAEASRELLVSLETNAPPRNREEEAEKARARGLARFGA, from the coding sequence GTGGTGGTCATCGCTGCGCTGGCGATTGAGGTGTTGCATATGTGCCGAAATATCAAGATGCTTTTCAACTTTGATCCGCCGGTGACGGAGGATGAGGTTCGGGCTGCTTCGTTGCAGTTTGTGAGGAAGATCAGCGGGTTCAATAAGCCTTCGAAGGCGAATGAAGCGGCGTTTGAGGCAGCGGTGGATGCGGTGGCTGAGGCTTCGCGGGAGCTGCTGGTTTCGCTGGAGACGAATGCTCCGCCGAGGAATCGTGAGGAGGAGGCAGAGAAGGCTCGGGCTCGGGGGCTGGCTCGGTTTGGTGCTTAG